ACTTCTCACTACATAATCATGTGTTagacatattatatatagatatatatatatatatttataaaagtttgtgttgtaaaataacattgttgtaaaataaattgtatgaccaccttgagctagccgtcaaatgcatagtgcatagtgctagcatagtactagcatagtgagttggccgacatatgcatagtgcatagtgctagcatagtacgtactagcatagtgagttggccgacatatgcatagtgcatagtgctagtatagtgcagcatagtaagctagcatagttccctttgtacgcctatatatatcgtcgaattctttaataaattcataagtttcataacttctctgaactctatctctctctctctcctttcaatagttttataatacgttatcagcacgaaagttctgacgatcttgaagctaatagtcctctacttcaagtaagtttttcaatatatttttgtagttttcaaaataaatatgaaatgttaaacatacttatattcctgatttatatatgtagaaaatgtcaaatcttacaaaattagaattcgttgctcttgacatttctgggaaaaattatttatcttggatccttgattgagatccatctggatgcaatgaacctgagagatacaattaaagaaggaaatcaaaggTCCCTGCAGGatcgtgctaaggcaatgattttttttcggcaccatcttcataaagaattaaaaactgagtatctaacggtgaaagatccacttattttgtggaatgatttaagggaaagatatgaacaccagaaaactgtaatcctcccaaaagctcgtcatgattggatgcacctgaggttgcaagacttcaagagtgttagtgagtataactctgcactctttaaaattagctcgctattgaaattatgtggtgaaaaagtcactgatgatgacttgttagagaagacatatactacttttcatgcctcgaatgtgctcctgcagcagcagtatcgagagcgaaagttcaagaaatattctgaacttatatcttgtcttctattagctgagcaaaataatgagcttttattaaggaatcaccagtcacgtcctactggttctatatcattcactgaaatgaatggtactagatttacatcattctcagaagcgaatggtgcatcttttcaaagaaaaatggggcgtggacgtggtaagaaaaactatagaagtggaggtgtaacagcccgctagaaattcaattgtgaaatttctattaactttaggaacctcgtgaaaacctcataagttttcacgaatccattaatcgtataggtttttgtctaactatatagttagtgttattatttactatggtatcataagtgtattttttattattggagatagttagaagtgtcaaaatgtattatggtttgtgccattagactcggaggattatttaaagtcttatggcgcaataacattttttcatattttcagacaaaacgtctgttcaaaactgtagatattattggataaaaagaaatatcttgaggtaaatttcgtgaatattattgggtaaaaatattttgagttgatagatattattagataaaaatatcttaagttgatttttttttttagatattattggatagaatattataagataatcatttatagattttttttgggtaggagaaaactacactcaactctcaagtccagcctcatctcttccatatctcatccataagtatctccagccacctctccccacgaaattatcttcatttacactttccattaaaagaatatcaaaccctctctctcggatagcttttaggaggtcttttgtacacccatttcgaagcttttgtaagtgttttatcataaagtctccttcatataagttgttccttttttagtctagtttacatagatatcttatttgccccatttgaagatcatttggtcagtcaaatattgtgtaaactataaaaaggtcattctgggagatgaactggagaatatgttatagtttggagtttttgaccaagctaatggatagatattggtccgaaatttttatggagtattgttaacatgtatatatgactattggttgaggatttttgcatgattaaaggttttgatgaaagattttcttagatttaaaaacttataaactggaagaggaaaaacagtttctgttttgagaaagtttaactctttggtggtctaaacctattctaatgactttgataattttattggaggatcctaaacatcttatataaatgctatattattattttgaagatatttgatgttagtttcaaagatatgaaattttatgcaaagagatattcagataagccaaagtgtggatattcttggctaaatttatgttttggttaatttctaaccatgtgatcttgaattagaagcttgtatatgttttaggatatctttttaaaccatgtaatggtttggtttgaagatcatatatttataagtcatagatcaagagatttatcaaaactagttgaggaaaaagtttctgtttttggactaagtgtaaaaccaaaaactccaaatcttattttgtgattttggtgactttagtttgatgatttaaagcatggttgatgttaggatgatattatgaatatattagaagtaagatttgatttttgaaattcttggagatgttttgatttaaggtcaaaacttgtgattcaagtgcttggatctttttacaaaaaagtttggtgttgattattagttttttctaaatggatgttttaagtatggttttgaacttaggattggaagatgtttgttacaaaattttggtttaagcatgagttttgaagttggaaggaattgcaacaaaaataaagggaaatggcctatggatgtttcgaccatagtgtgttcttcatagttgtgttttgttttaaatttttctgagttgatatttaaatttaggacaaaatttacatgagaaatgtaaattttggaaacttttggagttagtatgcaaaatccttaagttatgggtaaaacggtcattttcccacatgtagagagtaaaataaaaattttactctttaagttagtatttttcatatttcaaatttttagtaatttagttctaacttttagaatcactaattacagttcctcgtgatcgcacttgaagttttataagaaacgcggagatcgaggtaagttagcttttaacttactagcagtctactgtgtatgtgtgctaagtaaaggaactacagtgtatgtatgtatgttatcatatatgtcatgtcatgtcaagttatcacgtaattgtctattatacagaatttattctgtcataaatttttatctgttacataatatattctgttatgtattaatgtaccttacaagtacgtcatgctaagtatgccatctattacatgtatgtcaagtcatgtaatattcactgttacaagtatgtcatgttaaatatgttgtctattatatgttatgcaatgttacgaaatatttctatctcaagttggtcatgtatttcaagttatgttcaaatcacgttatgttacgtcagggctccagtcctttcgtattccagtcacgtttcatcttgattacttatgtatggggtcacaacaattgtgacgcatacactacgtgagacacagcaattgtgtcacgtagaatacatggggccacaacaactgtggagtatgtatttaagcagttaaagaataagtttgtgtagaatacatggggccacaacaactgtggagtatgtatttatacgtataatacatggggccacaacaactgtggagtatgtatttttcatgttaagtcaagtttgcgtagaatacatgggccacaacaactgtggagtatgtatttacacgtagaatacatggggccacaacaactgtggagtatgtatttttcatgttaagtcaagtttgtgtagaatacatggggccacaacaactgtggagtatgtatttatacgtataatacatggggccacaacaactgtggagtatgtatttttcatgttaagtcaagtttgcgtagaatacatggggccacaacaattgtggaatatgtatttacacgtaaaatacatggggccacaacaactgtggagtatgtatttttcatgttaattcaagtttcaaagcaagttcatgctaagtcaagtttcagatcaagttcatgtcaagtcaagttcagttcatgtttcaatttaagttatgtcaattatgctatgttgtactccaaattatgctttaattacttatgaatttgattatgcatttatgcttttactgtcatccatgcatcatttgcttgtgtgaaagttttttgttaacttactgagctttgtaatcaaatctcactttggtagtcccaactaccattcctcccgaatggtagatcttgttacaggacctgaaggagaatcaggagctgatcaactagacacagttgactaagtgacggtgcgacataaatgttgatatagtaattaacgtaaattactatttgtacgattgagttgcatctctactactttttggatcataaccattttggactagtgttgtgatcttagttgttcaatggatttttatgtatgaagtatgttttaagcatttgggatattttcaatttggtacatagtattgctaaagaaaaaatttatccgctgcgaatattgcatattgttagatgcatgttaggaatattgcatcttatatgtcatgaacgggggcaggtaaccttgtgttgcatgtctcgacgcttcaaatgtccgtccgatcccaaacggaatttaggggcgtcacaggaGGTCCCAGAAGTGaccacaaaaaaggaaaaataatagatatacactgTACCACCAGAAATGGTTCAACTTAGAGAATgacaaaggtcctcaaaataaatttgtaaagaaatatgaagatggatgccatagatgtggtatgactggacattggtctcatacctgtcgtacagctaagcacttggttgacttataccaatcttctataaaagaaaaaacaaagaaatttgaaacaaactttgctgaaccatcatatgctttagattctatagatggagaagatattacaagccttgatgtttctgatttctttgaggattctagtggtaaaGTTAATTATGGAAgtgtttctttttaattaatgtatttccttcatattattgtaaaatatttttattctacaatgttttgtagtaatgaaagttttatatattttgtagaatcatgagtcttattgatgaactttctatctccgagatgaataataaagatgtatgtctggctgacagtgctacaactcacataattcttaaggataaaaaatattttcaaaatctaacattgagtaaagcctatgttcataccatttccggttcatcgaatctaattgaaggctccagaagagcttatatggtgttgcctaatggcaccaaattttgtattgatgatgctctattttcttcacaatccagaagaaatttattgagttttaaagatatacgtcgtaatggttgtcatattgaaaccattaacgaagacaagaaagagcatcttctcattactaaaataatttcgaaccagaagctcgtattagaaaaactgtctgccctctcatctggattgtatcatacagaaatgagaacaattgaatcacatgttgtaatgcaccagaagtgcattgatcccaaaatatttatgatttggcatgatcgccttggacatccgggatcaataatgatgagacgaataattgataattcgtatgggcatcccctaaagaatcagaagattatcttacccaatgaatatccatgctctacatgttctcaaggtaaattaattatcaaaccatctatctcaaaggttgttttttaatctccatcttttttataaaggattcatggagatatatatgggcctattcaaccatcaagtggaccgttcagatattttatggttttaattgatgcatcaagtcgatggtcacatatttgtctactttccactagaaatgctgcatttactaaacttcttgcacaaataattaagctacgagcacaattccctgactatccaattaaaactattcgattggataatgtaggagaatttacatctcaagcttttgataattattgcatgtcaataggaatagatgttgaacatcaaGTTGCCCACatacacactcaaaatggtttagctgaatcaatgattaaaaggcttcagctaatcgctagacctttactcatgaaatcaaatcttcatatttctgcttggggacatgctataattcatgcagcatcattaattcgagttagaccatcagcatatcacaaatattcaccattacagcttgcatttggtcagcaaccaaatatttctcatcttcgtatttttagatgtactgtatatgttccaattgcacctccacaacgtacaaagatgggccctcaacgtagacttgggatatatgttgggtttgattctgcatctatcagataccttgagcctcttacaggggatatgtttaaggcacgttttgaggattgtcattttgacgaatccatttttccaatatTGGGTAATAAGAAGTCGGTacctgaagcacgacaggaaattacttggaaaaataaagctcttttccaatttgatcctcgtacaaaagaatgtaatctagaggttcaaaagattattcatttgtaaaatgttgcaaaccaattaccggatgtatttactgacactaaaggtgtggtaaaatcatatattcctgctgttaatgttccagcaaggactGCAGTCCctaaggacaagttgccaaaatagcaataggcgagtctaagatacCCCTGAAGCGTagacggcctattggtgctaaggacaaaattcctcggaagaggaaaatacaaaatgaatttggtactcctaaagagtccataccaacacaggccataagagtaattgatgctcatgaagagagtaaatctcctgagaaagaacctcctgaagaagtatttcatgaaatgtcttcccttcaAGAGGGAcaagtacctgaaaataacgagatctcgatacatttcatgagtacaggagaaattttgaatagaaataaaactgttgtcgacaacatattttcatataaaatggctcttgacattacaagaagtaatgaagaaattgagccaagaactgtcgaaaaatgtcgacgtagagatgactggccaaaatggaaatcagctattgaagctgaattaaactcgctagcaaagcgagaggtctttggaccaattatacaaataccaaagggtgtaatgcccgttggatataaatgggtatttatacgtaagcgtaatgaaagcaatgaaattgtgcgatataaagcacgacttgttgcacaagatTTCCTGCAaaaaccggggattgattatgaggaaacatactctcctgttatggatgcaatcacattcagatatttgatcagtttggcagttataaaaaaattgaatatgcaattgatggatgtggtcactgcatatttatatggatcattagatcatgacatatatatgaaaatccctgaaggatataaaatgtctgaagcttctaatctgaatacatccagaagtatgtattctattaagctttaaagatctttatatgggttaaagcaatccggacgcatgtggtataaacgccttagcgaatatctattgaaagaaagatttaagaataatccaatatgtccatgtgtttttattaagaaatcagactccggatttgttattattgcggtttatgttgatgatctaaatcttgttggaacttctgaagagatcagaagaaccgctacatatttaaagaatgaatttgaaatgaaggatcttggcaaaacaaaattttgtctcggcctgcagctcgagcatttgccaaatggaattctcattcatcagtcaaattatacagaaaaagtcttgaaacacttttacatggacaaagctcatcccttgagtactccaatggttgttcgatcacttgatgtgcagaaggatccatttcgtttttgtgaagacaatgaagaaattcttggttctgaaataccttatctcagtgcaattggagccctgatgtatcttgcaaattgcactcggcctgatattgcattttcagttaatttacttgcaagatatagttccacaccaactcgaagacattggaatgacattaaacatatccttcgataccttcgaggtacggttgatataagattattttatcaacatggttcgagtccacaattagttggatatgcagatgcaggttatctttcagatccacatagaggtagatctcaaattggatatgtatttacttatggaaattctgctatatcatggagatctgtcaaacaaataCTATAtgctacatcttcaaatcactcaaagatcattgcaattcatgaagcaagtcgagaatgtatttggctaatatcaatgatccaacatattcaagaaaagtgtggtcttccagtgattaatgatagtccaacaattttatacgaagataatgctgcttgtattactcaaattagaggaggatatatcaaaggtgatagaaccaaacatatttcacctaaattcttttatactcatgaatttcaagagaaatgtgaaattaaaatcaagcagatacgatcaagtgataatctggcagatttattcacaaaagcattaccaactgcaacatttaagaagattgtgcagaatattggaatgcggagacttgaagaccttttatcatgcacttttcagggggagtaatgtcttgaagatttatactgattgtactctttttccttcgctaaggtttttttctactgggttttcctttgcaaggttttaatgaggcaatcttaaagcattttacggtacacatgaatattgtactctttttccttcgctattagttttttcccacagggttttttcttggcaatgttttaacgagacatattcattatatgtggtcatccaaagggggagtgttgtaaaataacattgttgtaaaataaattatatgactaCCTTGAgttagtcgtcaaatgcataatacatagtgctagcatagtactagcatagtgaattggccgacatatgcatagtgaaTAGTGTTAGCATAGtgcagcatagtaagctagcataattccctttgtacgcctatatatatcgtcgaattttttaagaaattcataaatttcataacttttctgaactctatctctctctcctttcgatagttttataacagtttgtaaattattataaaatttcataataattAGAATAGCTTTTCGACCCCGAGTCTCCGGACACATCCATTTGTATTTTCCTTATCTCGTAGAAAGTCGAAGCGTAGGATGGCGAGGCTGACTCCTATCTTGCGAAAGGGTCGGAAAGCTCTTCCAGATTTGGACTTGCTCAAGGTCTTGCAGTCTGAGATCGCACACGAGCACTCCTTCAATCGCTTTCAGGTTCTATATCTCCTTCTACCCTCCCCGCTTTTCCTGTTAAGATTTTCGATTATTTCTTTTGCTTCGATTGTATCGTTATTGAAATGAATCTCGCGCTATTCATAGCTCAGCCTTCACTATCCATTTATTGAAATGAGTATCGCGCTATTCGAGCATTAGATGTGTGAAAGGTAAATGGGATTTATTAGAGATGCAAAAACGTCTTGTGCATGTGAAAAAAAGGTTCTTGAAACTTCCAGCCTCTTGAATGTCTGAATTTAAGAGAtctgaaatttatttgtttgttttggtggtggtggttgagGGAGTGGGTGCATGAACTTTTCTTGTGAAGAAAATGACTCTCTATGTGAGCTCAAGTCAACAAACCTCTGTGCCTATTATTATAGGAAGGATAGGGCATCCTGTCCTGGCGTCCCACTCCGTTCCTAGATAGGGAACGAAGCTGATAAAAACAGAAAGCTGTTTTTCTCCATCGCAATATGTTTCTTATCTtgcaatttaaaaatatttgggaATGTATTGACTTGTGTGCCTAGCCTTGTAAAATTAAGAGGATTCGACCCATCTTAACTTGTATGTGTGTTGATATGTAAACAGAATAACCAAAGTGGTTCCTTAGGGAATTTTTTGGTGGAATGGGATTCGCCCCAATCCCAAGATGTGGTTTTGCGGAAAACATGCGAGTCAGGGGAAGAGGTTGCTGTATCAGCTGTGCTTGGTCCAGCGACATATGGAAAAGAGAGTGCGTTCCCAAGGGAAGTTTTGATGAAAGTATGTTTAAAAAAGCCTGGCTTGAGCTCAATGTTGCAGTTTGATTGTGGAGTTTCTTACAGAGGCAATGATGTATCTGAGTTTGACATCCATAATGCCAACTATATCCCATCATCAATTCGTGTCAACTCTTCCCTCTACAGAGGCCCATTATTCAGGTGAAGTTTTGTAGTCATATGTGTGTACTAGTTATCAACCTTTACATATCCTTGGGGTAAAAGACTTTGCTTGCTTGACGATGGTATTGCTTGTAATCCTTCAAATCCACATAATCATGTGAGGCATGGTCTTTGGTCTAAATAGATAACATAAACAGCAACCACCAGATATAGTTGATTTGATGTGTCCAATTATCGTTTGAAGAGGAGAGAGTCCTGTTAAGAGAGTTGCATTACAGGTTTTGCTCTGAGCTGGTTTCTCTTAAGCAGACTACTAACTAAGATAGTGATGTGTTTTCACTTAGTAACCAAGATCCACCTGTAAGATTGATTGGTACTGTTGATTGGACTCTTTTAAATAGAATACCACTCGTGTCTACTTGGATTATGCCCGTcttaatatcaataaaatatcttcttactcgtaataaaaaataaaaaatagaataccaTGCATGTTTCCAGGAG
This genomic interval from Carya illinoinensis cultivar Pawnee chromosome 10, C.illinoinensisPawnee_v1, whole genome shotgun sequence contains the following:
- the LOC122278141 gene encoding mitochondrial acidic protein mam33; the protein is MARLTPILRKGRKALPDLDLLKVLQSEIAHEHSFNRFQNNQSGSLGNFLVEWDSPQSQDVVLRKTCESGEEVAVSAVLGPATYGKESAFPREVLMKVCLKKPGLSSMLQFDCGVSYRGNDVSEFDIHNANYIPSSIRVNSSLYRGPLFSSLDPQLQDALKEYLVSRGIGENLTNFLLLHLHKKEQVQYVNWLHKLESSVAKTK